The Rheinheimera mangrovi genome contains the following window.
ACCCCCAGATTGATCTAAGGAGAAGTCCAATTGAACCATAATACCTGGTTGCTGAACTGCTTTACCATCGACCACTTTTGGTGAATATTTCCAACGTTTCAGTGCACGTATTGCTTCACGGTCAAATACACGTTTAGGTTCAGCTTCAACAACTGCTACGTCACCGACGCTGCCATCTTCCATAATAGTAAAGCGCATTTTTACCCAACCCTGTAAGCCGTCACGAGCTGCTTGTACCGGGTATTTTGGTTCAATACGTACTATTGGAGTAGCATCGCCATCACGCATCATCGCTGAAGACGGATCACCTAAGCCTGAACTCGCACCACCTACATCTACTGACGGTATGTTAAAACCAATGGTTCCACCAGTGTCAGTTGAAGCAGGCTCTGCAACCGGAGCCTTTGGAGGCTCTGGTGGCGGCGGTGGCGGTACCCGAACACGAGTCTGAGCTTTTGACTCAGGCGGCGTCGAGTTAATTTCAATAACGATTTGATCCTTTTTAGCATTGGTGAACGTATCATCCCCAC
Protein-coding sequences here:
- a CDS encoding energy transducer TonB, whose translation is MVRLLLSLVVGAVITFFLYVLMAFLIGGDDTFTNAKKDQIVIEINSTPPESKAQTRVRVPPPPPPEPPKAPVAEPASTDTGGTIGFNIPSVDVGGASSGLGDPSSAMMRDGDATPIVRIEPKYPVQAARDGLQGWVKMRFTIMEDGSVGDVAVVEAEPKRVFDREAIRALKRWKYSPKVVDGKAVQQPGIMVQLDFSLDQSGG